One window from the genome of Bacteroidales bacterium encodes:
- a CDS encoding 6-carboxytetrahydropterin synthase — protein MVYLTRRERFNAAHRLYREDFSDEKNVEIFGKCSNPLWHGHNYELFVTVCGPVNLQTGFVMNLKLLSKIINDYIIEKFDHKNLNLEVDFMKGKMISTENIAIAVWEQINAPIAAHNVKLHCVKICETENNYVEYFGE, from the coding sequence ATGGTATACCTTACAAGACGAGAAAGATTTAATGCTGCTCACAGGCTTTATCGTGAAGATTTTTCAGACGAAAAGAACGTGGAAATATTTGGAAAATGTTCGAATCCACTATGGCATGGGCATAATTACGAGCTATTCGTTACGGTTTGCGGTCCTGTCAATCTCCAAACCGGATTTGTAATGAATTTAAAATTATTAAGCAAAATCATTAATGATTATATCATAGAAAAATTTGACCATAAAAATCTCAATCTTGAAGTGGATTTTATGAAAGGGAAAATGATTTCAACAGAAAACATAGCTATTGCTGTCTGGGAGCAGATCAATGCTCCCATAGCAGCACATAATGTCAAATTACATTGTGTTAAAATATGCGAGACAGAAAATAATTATGTAGAATATTTTGGAGAATAA
- the folE gene encoding GTP cyclohydrolase I FolE — protein MNVIDKSIIEENEIDDTPAKITPDNPKLIKELSAQYKKVLGLIGENPEREGLLKTPERVAKAMLYLMHGYELNPMEIFRSAMFKEDYKQMVIVKDIEIYSMCEHHMLPFIGKAHVAYIPNGYIVGLSKIPRVVDAFARRLQVQERLTSQIKDCIQDTLKPLGVAVVIEAHHLCMMMRGIQKQNSVTTTSDFTGAFLVDKTRTEFLTLISSTLH, from the coding sequence ATGAATGTTATAGATAAATCAATCATAGAAGAAAACGAAATTGACGATACCCCTGCTAAAATTACACCAGACAACCCCAAATTAATAAAAGAGTTATCAGCACAATATAAAAAAGTACTGGGACTGATTGGTGAAAACCCTGAGCGGGAAGGATTGCTAAAAACACCGGAAAGGGTTGCAAAAGCGATGCTGTACTTAATGCACGGATATGAATTAAACCCAATGGAAATTTTTCGTTCTGCGATGTTTAAGGAAGATTACAAACAGATGGTAATTGTGAAGGATATTGAAATTTATTCGATGTGCGAACATCATATGCTTCCTTTTATCGGGAAAGCACACGTTGCGTATATTCCTAACGGGTACATAGTCGGTTTAAGTAAAATTCCCCGCGTAGTAGATGCTTTTGCCCGCCGCTTGCAAGTTCAGGAACGCCTTACTTCGCAAATAAAGGATTGTATTCAGGATACTTTAAAACCTCTGGGCGTCGCTGTAGTTATTGAAGCCCACCATCTATGTATGATGATGCGCGGCATACAAAAACAAAATTCTGTTACTACAACATCTGATTTTACAGGAGCATTTTTGGTGGATAAAACCAGAACAGAATTTCTCACACTTATAAGTTCAACTTTACATTAA